Proteins from a single region of Hymenobacter aquaticus:
- a CDS encoding ABC transporter ATP-binding protein, with translation MSLWEIIRRLYPYVLPYRRLVISTLLLTLVGSLAAQVNPFVLRYTVDTVQGLLNRNLGLAQGLDMLIWVSVLLLGKEVINTFIQFGQKFYGEKIRINVSSTLSQDAIHKLLSYELGFYSDSGNQAGKLQTRIDRGVESLMKLVQNFFIDILPLFANSIVALVVMFMANVYVGLVAVCILPIYFWISYRQADKLNGTRRALRGLREAKSQGLVNLIDSAVVIKSFVREDYEEQKQAQVQQNLQEAQLATRKTNFLYDGLKTFVEQVGVVLIIILTAYLVLDRQISIGTIMFHILLFNNVSAPIRQLHRIYDEMNEALTYSEGFFDILDADDAREKTGPIQPNEVRGTFEICNVDFTYPSGTQALHDVCLTIEEGKTTALVGLSGAGKSTIINLLCKFYEPDRGNMLLDGRPLSDYDTHALRQRIGLVLQKNHIFKGTIEENIRYGVMDATLEHIQAAAKQAYLHDQILELPKGYQSDAQQLSGGQQQRIAIARLFLKNPPIIFLDEPTASLDAIATEQIKNSLDAIKKGRTVVIISHSLAQIVDSDCIYVMKQGRMVESGTHEQLYDLKGTYREIFDASARSLNIEKLARVMVDDEDEVGDTAA, from the coding sequence ATGAGTCTCTGGGAAATTATCCGCCGCCTCTACCCCTACGTGCTGCCCTACCGCCGCCTGGTTATCAGCACCCTGCTGCTGACGCTGGTGGGCTCGTTGGCGGCCCAGGTCAACCCGTTCGTGCTGCGCTACACCGTGGATACGGTGCAGGGGCTGCTCAACCGGAATCTGGGTTTGGCCCAGGGGCTGGACATGCTGATCTGGGTGAGCGTGCTGCTGCTGGGCAAGGAGGTCATTAACACCTTTATTCAGTTCGGGCAGAAGTTCTACGGGGAGAAAATCCGCATCAACGTGTCGAGCACCCTCTCGCAGGATGCCATTCACAAGCTCTTGAGCTACGAGCTGGGCTTTTACTCCGACAGCGGCAACCAGGCCGGCAAGCTCCAGACCCGCATCGACCGGGGCGTGGAAAGTTTGATGAAGCTGGTGCAAAACTTCTTTATCGACATCCTGCCCCTGTTTGCCAACTCCATCGTGGCCCTGGTGGTCATGTTTATGGCCAACGTGTACGTGGGGCTGGTGGCGGTGTGCATCCTGCCCATCTACTTCTGGATCAGCTACCGGCAGGCTGATAAGCTCAATGGCACCCGCCGGGCCCTGCGCGGCCTGCGGGAGGCCAAAAGCCAGGGTTTGGTGAATCTGATTGACTCGGCGGTGGTCATTAAGAGCTTCGTGCGCGAAGACTACGAGGAGCAGAAGCAGGCCCAGGTGCAGCAGAACCTGCAGGAAGCCCAGCTGGCCACGCGCAAAACCAACTTCCTCTACGACGGCCTCAAAACCTTTGTGGAACAAGTCGGCGTGGTGCTCATCATCATCCTGACCGCCTACCTCGTGCTCGACCGGCAGATCAGCATCGGGACCATTATGTTCCACATTCTGCTCTTCAACAACGTATCGGCCCCCATCCGGCAGCTGCACCGCATCTACGACGAGATGAACGAGGCCCTGACCTACTCCGAAGGCTTCTTCGACATCCTCGACGCCGACGACGCCCGCGAGAAAACCGGCCCCATCCAGCCCAATGAGGTGCGCGGCACCTTCGAGATTTGCAACGTGGACTTCACCTACCCCAGCGGCACCCAGGCCCTGCACGACGTGTGCCTGACCATCGAGGAAGGCAAAACCACCGCCCTGGTGGGCCTCTCGGGGGCCGGCAAAAGCACCATCATCAACCTGCTCTGCAAGTTCTACGAGCCGGACCGGGGCAACATGCTGCTCGACGGCCGCCCCCTCTCCGACTACGACACCCACGCCCTGCGCCAGCGCATCGGGCTGGTGCTCCAGAAAAACCACATTTTCAAGGGCACCATCGAGGAAAACATCCGCTACGGGGTGATGGACGCCACGCTGGAGCACATCCAGGCCGCCGCCAAGCAAGCCTACCTCCACGACCAGATTCTGGAGCTGCCCAAGGGCTACCAGAGCGACGCCCAGCAGCTCAGCGGGGGCCAGCAGCAGCGCATTGCCATTGCCCGGCTGTTCCTGAAAAATCCGCCCATCATCTTCCTCGACGAGCCCACCGCCTCCCTCGACGCCATTGCCACCGAGCAAATCAAAAACTCCCTCGACGCCATCAAAAAGGGCCGCACGGTGGTCATCATCTCCCACAGCCTGGCCCAAATCGTGGACTCCGACTGCATCTACGTCATGAAGCAGGGCCGCATGGTGGAAAGCGGCACCCACGAGCAGCTCTACGACCTAAAAGGCACCTACCGCGAGATTTTCGACGCCTCGGCCCGGAGCCTCAATATCGAGAAGCTGGCCCGGGTGATGGTCGATGATGAGGATGAGGTGGGGGATACGGCGGCGTAG
- a CDS encoding DUF6364 family protein: MTQLTLNLPDQLAQQAEDYAKAQGKTLAALVEDTLRSLTTKPRLTVEETKPDATVVFLSKQAVTTPALEISPEILALMGSVTLPEGMTADEARDEYLTAKYLQ; the protein is encoded by the coding sequence ATGACCCAACTCACGCTCAATCTGCCCGACCAACTGGCCCAGCAGGCCGAAGACTATGCCAAGGCCCAGGGTAAGACTTTGGCGGCACTAGTAGAAGACACCTTGCGAAGTCTGACTACCAAGCCAAGGCTTACCGTGGAAGAGACAAAACCCGATGCAACTGTCGTATTCTTATCGAAGCAGGCTGTCACCACGCCGGCGCTGGAAATATCCCCCGAGATTCTGGCGCTGATGGGGTCGGTGACGCTGCCGGAGGGCATGACCGCCGACGAGGCCCGCGACGAATATCTGACCGCTAAGTATCTGCAATGA
- a CDS encoding type II toxin-antitoxin system VapC family toxin has product MKHWFLDTNVLIDFLLGRPPFALDAAALLELARRQQLQLYAASLSFATAYYITRKTKTHEQTLTALSKLTHLVQILAVDATTVQQALAAGFPDFEDALQYFAATAEPSITAIVTRDPKGFRDATLPVLTPAQAVAQAITAS; this is encoded by the coding sequence ATGAAACACTGGTTTCTGGATACGAACGTGCTGATTGATTTTCTGCTGGGTCGCCCTCCTTTCGCGCTCGATGCCGCTGCCCTGCTGGAGTTGGCCCGCCGCCAGCAGTTGCAGCTGTATGCGGCCAGTTTATCCTTCGCTACTGCTTACTACATCACTCGAAAAACAAAGACCCACGAGCAGACGCTAACTGCTTTGAGTAAGCTGACTCACTTGGTGCAAATACTTGCGGTAGATGCCACCACCGTGCAGCAGGCTCTGGCCGCCGGCTTCCCCGACTTCGAAGATGCCTTGCAATACTTCGCCGCTACGGCAGAGCCCTCTATTACGGCCATTGTCACCCGCGACCCGAAAGGCTTCCGCGACGCTACTCTGCCCGTTCTGACACCGGCGCAGGCCGTAGCCCAAGCCATAACAGCTAGCTAA
- a CDS encoding barstar family protein encodes MTLDLTGIQTKAALHQLFKQALGFPEWYGPSWDAFWDSATAIVEMPAQLTLVNWQEFAAHCPHDMQILRRVVQDYAQEMAPKRIVLA; translated from the coding sequence ATGACCCTCGACCTGACCGGTATTCAGACCAAAGCCGCCCTGCACCAGCTGTTCAAACAGGCCCTGGGCTTCCCGGAGTGGTACGGCCCCAGCTGGGACGCCTTCTGGGATTCGGCCACGGCCATCGTGGAGATGCCCGCGCAGCTGACCCTGGTCAACTGGCAGGAATTTGCCGCCCACTGCCCCCACGACATGCAGATTCTGCGCCGGGTAGTGCAGGACTACGCCCAGGAAATGGCCCCCAAGCGGATTGTGCTGGCCTAG
- a CDS encoding SDR family oxidoreductase, whose amino-acid sequence MQNIALIVGASGIIGSNLAQELLAHDWPTYGLARSPRTDVPGLHPVAADLLDSAGLAAALDGLAPTHVFITSWMRQDTEAENIRVNSLMVRNLLDALAPKQSVRHVALVTGLKHYLGPFEAYVSGGVAPPTPLREEQPRLALDNFYYAQEDEVYAAAARDGFTWSIHRPHTIIGKAVGNLMNLGTTLAVYASICQATGRPFRWPGSAAQWHGLSDVTDARIIAKQLHWAATTEAARNEAFNIVNGDVFRWSWLWPRLAAWFGVEAVGFDGTIHPLEAELSQDAAVWRDLAGRHQLQEPELSRLASPWHTDLDLGRPIEVMTDMAKSRKLGFREYQSTEDSFFDLFAQLRHDRLIP is encoded by the coding sequence ATGCAGAATATTGCCCTTATCGTAGGTGCCAGCGGCATCATCGGCAGCAACCTGGCCCAGGAGCTGCTGGCCCACGACTGGCCCACCTACGGCCTGGCCCGCTCCCCTCGTACCGACGTGCCCGGCCTGCACCCCGTCGCCGCCGACCTGCTCGACTCCGCCGGCCTGGCCGCCGCCCTCGACGGGCTGGCCCCCACCCACGTGTTTATTACCAGCTGGATGCGGCAGGACACGGAGGCCGAGAACATCCGCGTCAACAGCCTGATGGTGCGCAACCTGCTCGACGCCCTGGCCCCGAAGCAGTCGGTGCGGCACGTGGCCCTGGTGACGGGCCTGAAGCACTACCTCGGGCCGTTTGAGGCCTACGTGAGCGGGGGCGTGGCCCCCCCGACGCCCCTGCGCGAGGAGCAGCCCCGCCTGGCCCTCGACAACTTCTACTACGCCCAGGAAGACGAGGTGTATGCCGCCGCCGCCCGCGACGGGTTTACCTGGAGCATTCACCGGCCCCACACCATCATTGGCAAGGCCGTGGGCAACCTGATGAACCTGGGCACCACCCTGGCCGTGTACGCCAGCATCTGCCAAGCCACCGGCCGCCCCTTCCGCTGGCCCGGCTCGGCAGCGCAGTGGCACGGCCTCTCCGACGTCACCGACGCCCGCATCATTGCCAAGCAGCTGCACTGGGCCGCCACCACCGAGGCCGCCCGCAACGAGGCCTTCAACATCGTGAACGGGGACGTGTTTCGCTGGAGCTGGCTCTGGCCCCGGCTGGCGGCCTGGTTTGGGGTGGAAGCCGTGGGCTTCGACGGCACGATTCACCCGCTGGAAGCCGAGCTGAGCCAGGATGCCGCCGTGTGGCGCGACCTGGCCGGGCGGCACCAGCTGCAAGAGCCCGAGCTGAGCCGCCTGGCCTCGCCCTGGCACACCGACCTGGACCTGGGCCGCCCCATCGAGGTGATGACCGACATGGCCAAAAGCCGCAAGCTGGGCTTCCGGGAGTACCAGTCGACCGAGGACTCGTTCTTCGACCTGTTTGCCCAGCTGCGCCACGACCGGCTGATTCCGTAG
- a CDS encoding porin → MNKLLTLLLFLAAGAAHAQGPDSVKQASPAARKWSEAVSIRGYVQGRYNRLLETNPDLQCEQCDKSWGDKGGFSLRRIRLIFYGQLHERIYFYIQPDFASTLSGSTSQHIAQLRDAYLDVGLDKASQFRVRIGQSKIPYGFENMQSSQNRLALDRNDALNSALSNERDLGAMLYWAPTALRQRFTKLVKDGLKGSGDYGIVGLGVFNGQTANRPELNNQRHVVARLTYPLALGRQLIEPSVQAYSGNFVLAKDQLSAGVKHRPDLSYPDQRMAASLVVYPQPFGLQAEYNVGRGPEFNPGTDSIETRRLHGGYVLLNYRLQRGGQQFYPFVRVQYYDGGKKHERDARSYSVREAEFGLEWQPLPSFELVTMYTLSARRFEDFQKPDNRQRGRLLRLQAQLNF, encoded by the coding sequence ATGAACAAACTGTTAACGCTGCTCCTGTTCCTGGCCGCCGGGGCTGCCCACGCCCAGGGCCCCGACTCGGTGAAACAGGCCTCGCCGGCCGCCCGCAAGTGGTCTGAAGCCGTCAGTATCCGGGGCTATGTGCAGGGCCGCTACAACCGCCTGCTCGAAACCAACCCCGATCTGCAGTGCGAGCAGTGCGACAAGTCGTGGGGCGACAAGGGCGGCTTCTCGCTGCGCCGGATCCGGCTCATCTTCTACGGGCAGCTGCACGAGCGGATCTACTTCTACATTCAGCCCGACTTTGCCAGTACGCTCAGCGGCAGCACGTCGCAGCACATTGCCCAGCTCCGGGATGCGTACCTGGATGTGGGCCTGGACAAAGCCAGTCAGTTTCGGGTGCGGATCGGGCAGAGCAAGATTCCCTACGGCTTCGAGAATATGCAGTCGAGCCAGAACCGGCTGGCCCTGGACCGCAACGACGCGCTCAACAGCGCCCTTTCCAACGAGCGGGACCTGGGCGCCATGCTGTACTGGGCCCCCACGGCCCTGCGCCAGCGCTTCACTAAGCTGGTGAAGGACGGGCTGAAAGGCTCAGGCGACTACGGCATCGTGGGCCTGGGCGTCTTCAACGGGCAGACCGCCAACCGCCCGGAGCTCAACAACCAGCGGCACGTAGTAGCCCGCCTCACCTATCCCCTGGCCCTGGGCCGGCAACTCATTGAGCCCTCGGTGCAGGCCTACAGCGGCAATTTCGTACTAGCCAAAGACCAGCTTTCGGCCGGCGTGAAGCACCGCCCCGACCTGAGCTACCCCGACCAGCGCATGGCTGCTTCCCTGGTGGTGTACCCGCAGCCCTTCGGCCTGCAGGCGGAGTACAACGTGGGCCGGGGACCGGAATTCAACCCCGGCACCGACAGTATCGAAACCAGGCGCCTGCACGGCGGCTACGTGCTGCTCAACTACCGCCTGCAACGGGGCGGCCAGCAGTTTTACCCCTTCGTGCGGGTGCAGTACTACGACGGCGGCAAAAAGCACGAGCGGGATGCCCGCAGCTACAGCGTCCGGGAAGCCGAATTCGGCCTGGAGTGGCAGCCTCTGCCCAGCTTCGAGCTCGTGACGATGTACACCCTGTCGGCGCGCCGCTTCGAAGACTTCCAGAAACCCGACAACCGCCAGCGGGGCAGGTTGCTGCGCTTGCAGGCTCAGCTTAATTTCTAG